From Diadema setosum chromosome 5, eeDiaSeto1, whole genome shotgun sequence, the proteins below share one genomic window:
- the LOC140228508 gene encoding uncharacterized protein — protein MRLILTILMGCLASASALNQCPPGWTYSLKKCYKFFPAPMIKEDANVACTEVPGVVGGKLLDITDFETFKFIKNFYIRTLPYFQPPQGQQLDVIPPEAAIWNSMSFDWNLERWTGTTAVEPFYRFNNFQSQPVGMPPQEPPNEMLSCTVYPAVEFPFTGRIQELTPLEIPQQVIEFMTIANCELELPYICEAPELLAPTTPSPPTTQMPVTTPLPTAPITTPFAGPPNRGPQPGNPGHPGHGRPGHGHPHPPHTPPHRPYPGFPSRPHHPSQPQPGFPSRPNAGTPTRPNPGFPPSRPNAGNPGRRPGQPVRYQDNPYLVRPYQYRYNQYVFSDKFGGIGIRV, from the exons ATGAGGCTAATATTGACAATTTTGATGGGATGCCTTGCATCCGCGTCGGCTCTAAACCAATGCCCACCAGGATGGACCTACTCTCTTAAGAAGTGTTACAA ATTCTTCCCAGCACCTATGATAAAAGAGGACGCAAATGTTGCGTGTACAGAGGTTCCTGGAGTTGTCGGGGGCAAACTCCTGGACATCACCGACTTCGAGACcttcaaattcatcaaaaacTTCTACATCCGTACACTGCCCTATTTCCAACCCCCTCAGGGTCAGCAACTTGACGTCATTCCGCCGGAAGCAGCCATTTGGAACTCTATGTCCTTCGACTGGAACCTCGAGAGATGGACCGGCACGACTGCTGTCGAGCCCTTTTATCGGTTCAACAACTTCCAGAGTCAACCTGTCGGGATGCCTCCCCAGGAACCACCGAACGAGATGCTGTCGTGTACTGTTTATCCCGCCGTTGAGTTTCCTTTCACCGGTAGGATTCAAGAACTAACACCGCTGGAAATTCCCCAGCAGGTTATTGAATTCATGACCATTGCAAACTGCGAGCTTGAGCTGCCATACATCTGCGAGGCACCGGAGCTCCTGGCCCCAACGACTCCATCACCACCAACGACGCAAATGCCAGTGACGACGCCCCTCCCAACTGCTCCAATAACGACGCCGTTTGCCGGTCCGCCTAATAGGGGCCCACAACCTGGGAACCCTGGCCATCCGGGACACGGACGACCCGGTCATGGACATCCCCATCCACCCCACACGCCACCGCACAGACCGTACCCAGGGTTCCCCAGCCGTCCGCACCACCCCAGCCAACCTCAACCAGGATTCCCATCCAGACCAAATGCAGGAACCCCGACGCGCCCCAATCCAGGTTTCCCTCCCAGCCGACCCAATGCAGGCAACCCAGGACGAAGGCCCGGTCAACCGGTGCGATACCAGGACAATCCATACCTAGTCCGACCATACCAATACCGTTACAACCAGTACGTCTTCAGTGATAAGTTCGGCGGTATCGGTATCAGGGTGTAA